A single Macaca mulatta isolate MMU2019108-1 chromosome 11, T2T-MMU8v2.0, whole genome shotgun sequence DNA region contains:
- the SPMIP11 gene encoding sperm microtubule inner protein 11 isoform X2 — protein sequence MVAHACNPRSLEPRDQKESEPTRLPPIISKDGNYSVHQNSHTRYHEAVRKVLLKTFPNQVFRIPLTDAQNFSFWQSHDPGVRPEETMPWIRSPRHCLIKSAMTRFMDHSILNDRTFSLY from the exons gatcgcttgagcccaggg ACCAGAAGGAATCAGAGCCTACTAGGCTTCCCCCCATTATCTCAAAAGATGGGAATTATTCCGTGCACCAGAATAGCCACACAAGATACCACGAAGCTGTCCGGAAGGTGTTGTTGAAGACAT TTCCCAATCAGGTCTTCAGAATCCCCTTGACTGATGCTCAGAACTTCAGCTTCTGGCAGTCCCATGATCCAGGAGTGCGTCCAGAGGAAACCATGCCATGGATCCGGAGCCCACGCCACTGTCTCATAAAAAGCGCAATGACCAG GTTCATGGATCACTCTATTCTCAATGACAGAACCTTCAGTCTGTATTAA